DNA sequence from the Tissierella sp. MB52-C2 genome:
TGTAATATATAATATATGTAAAGAAAATAAAATAAAATATTACCTGTATTATCTTAGGAAGGAGGAAACTATATGACTAAAAGAAAAACCATTAAAGAGAAAAATGAAGCATTAGCAAATCAAGGTAAACAGCTTAATAATTTTGGGATAGTATTACGTATTTATCCTGATGATTCACAAAAGATATTAATTAAACAAACCTTTGGTTGCACTAGACTTATCTATAATAAATATTTAGCAGAAAGACAAGAGCATTACAAACAAACAGGACAAGCTTTATCTGTTTATGAATATAAAAGTAACTATTTAAATCCAATGAAGCAATTAAAAGAATACTCTTTTCTTATCTTAAAAATATAGATAAATTCTCCTTAGAAGTAGCCGTTGAGAACGTAAATGATGCTTATAATAGGTTTTTTAAAGGACAAAATAGATTTCCTAAATTCAAGTCAAAACATAATGCAAAACAAGCTTATACTACTAAGTTTACTAACAATAATATCGAAATCGTAGATAAGTTTTTAAAACTTCCTAAGTTAAAACTAGTAAAATTTAATATGCCTAATGAAAAACATATTAGTGATAAACTAAAAAAGGTAATAAGGAAAAAGTCTCAAATAAAAAATATAACTATTTCTGAAAAGGCTGGTAAGTATTATGCTTCCCTATCTTGCGAAGAGGTAATAGATAGGGTTAAGACCTTAGATTTAGATAATATAGACCTAAATAAAGTAGTAGGTATAGATTTAGGTTTAATGGACTTTGCTACCATTACTAATGGCTTAAACCTAGAAAAAATACCAAGCCCTAAGTATTTAAAAAAGTCAGAAGATAAATTAGCTAAAACACAAAGGAGTTTATCTAAAAAGAAGAATGGTAGCAAAAACTTCATAAAAGCTAAGAAGAAGGTTGGGAAAGTACATGAAAAAATAGCGAATCAAAGAAAAGACTTTGCACATCAATTAAGTCGTAAACTAGTCAATGAAAACCAAGTTGTCATAGTTGAAGACTTAAATATAAAAGGTATGGTAAAGAATAGAAAATTAGCTAAATCAATATCAGATGCTGGATGGAGTAGATTCATCACTTTTCTAGATTATAAGCTAAAATTAGAAGGTAAACATCTAGTAGAGGTAGATAGGTGGTTTGCCTCCTCAAAACTATACTCATCCTGTGGAAATAAAAATATAATGCTAACATTAAATGAAAGGGCATGGGTATGTAGTGGTTGTGGTACACACCATAATAGAGATTTGAATGCATCTTTAAACATAAGGAAAGAAGGTCTTAAGCAACTTAAATTAGTAGCTTAAGGAGTAAATATAGCAACAAGAATCACTGGAACGGTGAGGTTGGCCTAGCTTAGAGTAATATTTAAGCATAGTTAAGAGATACTCTTTTTAAGTATCGACTTAACTATTGGAGTAGGTGCAAGACCAGAAGTTTTGGCAGTTTACGATGAATTAGGAAAAATTCTAGATATTTTTATCTAGAAGCCTGTGACTTTAGTCATGGGAGGTTCACGAATGAATCCTTCTCGGGCTTTAATCAAAGGTGTGGTTTGTGGTATCCGAGTGGAAGATATCGAAGAACCAACTATGCAGGAAATTCGCTATTTGGATAAGCTGATTGATGAATTAGCAAAGGGAAAAGCGATGGATAAGATTTTGCGAAAATAATTCAAATTGAAAATCTAATATCAGATCCTAGACTTCTAGGGTTTTATATTAGATTTTCAATTCAGATAAAAAATAATATTTATTACCTTTTTTACTTATATTCTCATCTGCCTCTTTTGCTAACTATAAATATTCTTTCACTAATTCTTCATTTTTACCAACCATATAGGCACTTTCAAACATTCCCAGTAAGGAATACACTCTAGATGTCTGCCATTCACTCCTTGCAAATTCAATAGGAGTTCCAACCTCATCCCAATGAAATCTCGAAGCATGAGCTGTGTGTATCATTTTTATATTATCTTCTCTAGTCCTATCAGTTTTATCAATTAAATCCTATGTAGTATTAAAATTATTGATTGCTTGTTTTTTATGCCATTCCTGTAGACTTAGCTTAATTTCATCTATCTTATTCCTCCTAAATATATGCTATCTTAAATATAGCATAGAGTATTTTGCTGTTCAATAAAAATTATTGCTCCAAGTTAGTTTAGATAAGGTATAATCATTATTAAATAGGTTTTTTAGCATTAATCCTATTAATATAGTAAGTTAAAGTAATATAAAATGATAAAAATACTTGAATGTTAGGAGATGCCTAAATGAAAGCTAAAGTCGAAAAGGTTACTCTTTATAAAAATAGGAGAATTATCGTCATAAGTGATATACATGGGAATCTAAAGCTATTTAAAAAGCTATTAGAGAAAGTTAATTATACAAAAGATGATGTTTTGATTTTGGTTGGAGATCTAATTGAAAAAGGTGAAAAAAGTTTAGAAACTTTAAGATATATTATTCAGCTATCTAATGAGCAAGAGGTTTATGTAGTCACAGGAAACTGTGATGTTTTGTGGGAAGACATAAAGTATGAAGTTGATAATGACAGTCTGCTAAAATATATGTTGTTTAGAAAGAATAGCATATTAAATGAGATGTGTAAGGCTCTTTCTATTGAAGTTAATGAAAAATCAGACATGAGTTTTATTAATGAACAGCTAAGAGCGAATTTTGCTATGGAGTTAGACTACTTAGAGAAATTACCACATATAATTGAAACAGAAGATTATATATTTGCTCACGCTGGCATTACAACTGAAGATTTAGAAAAGAATGAGATAAATAAGGTTATAAAACGAGATGCCTTTATGAATGAAAAATTGGTTTTTTCAAAATATGTTATAGTAGGGCATTGGCCAACGGCAAACTATGGAATAGAAAAAGGTTGCTGTAATCCCATTATAAATGAAAAGCAAAAGATCATAAGTATAGATGGTGGAAATGCAATAAGGACAGAGGGTCAGCTCAATGCACTAATTATAGATGGTGATAATATTACCTTTGATTCGGCGGATGATCTATTAAAAGGAGAGATAATAAAAACTCAATATTCAAATAAGAATACTATCCAAATTACTTGGATGGATAATCTGATTGACATACTTAAAGAGGGAGAAGAGTTTAGTCTTTGTAGGCATATGTCTTCCGGTCATGATCTTTTAATTAAGAATGATAAAATCTTTAAGGCTGAAGATGGTATAAGGTGCTATGATGGTACAGATTACTTTATTGAGGCAGAAAAAGGTAGTATAGTTTCAATCATAGAAAAGGCTAATGAAATAACTCTAGTAAAAAAGGATGGAGTAATTGGATGGGTGCGAAATGAGAATCTTAAACTTTAAAATGATATAAAAAAGGAGGGATAGGAGTGGATTATACTAATTTCTACGATATAATCTTCAAAAGGAAATCCATTAGAAAATATGACTTATCATCACTTGATAATAATATTCTCCAAGATGTTTTAGATTATATTAGCAGCCTAAAGCCTATGTATGAAGATATAGAAGTTCAAATGAAAATTGTAACAGGGGAAGTAGTTAGAAATTTATTCCCTATTAAAGCACCTTACTATCTCCTAGTATATTCTGAAGAAAAAGAAAAGCACATAACAAATGCAGGATTTATGCTTCAGCAAGTGGACTTATTTTTATCAGCTAATGGAATAGGGAGCTGCTGGGCAGGCATGACACAACCTAAGAAGGAAATAGTAAATGAATCTAAATTAAACTATATCATTGCTTTAGCATTTGGGAAACCAGCGGAGAATATACATAGAGACAATGTATCAGAGTTTAAAAGAAAAGCAATTGAAGAAATAAGAGATAATGGAGAAAGAGATGAATTGCTAGAGGCAGTTCGTCTGGCACCATCTGCAGTAAATAGTCAACCCTGGTATTTTAAAGTAGATAAAAATAAGATTCATGCATATTGTGTTAAATCAAATTTGATAAAAGGAATTATATATAATAGGCTGAATCAAATAGACATGGGCATAGGAATTTGTCATTTATGTATAGCAGCTAAGCATTTAGGAAAAGACTATATATTTATTTCTGATAAAGAGGCTTTAGATAATCCTCCTAAAGGATATTATTATATAACATCTATGGAGATTTTAGAGAAGGGAATATAAGAAGAAAGTTCACCAAACATCATCATTAGGAGGAAATCATATGAAAATATCACGTGAATGTATCCACTGTCTTGCTAGACAAGCAGTAGAAATAGCTGAAGAAGCGACAAATAATGTTGCAATGCAAGAAGATATAATAAAAAGATCTTTGAAAGAATTAGGAGAAATGAATTTCAATGAAACAGCACCTGAAATAGCCTTTAGGATGCATCAACATGCTAAGAATATTACTGGTATTAATGATCCATATAAAATATTGAAGGAACAGTACAATGAAATTGCTAAAGAGATTTATGAGAGAATTATTGAAGAAAAATGGTTAGATAAGGCAGAAGATCCCTTCGATATGGCTTGTAGATTGGCTATTTCAGGGAATATTATAGACTTTTCAGCTGGACTTAATCTAGAGTATTCGGATATTGTTAAGTCGGTTGAGGACAGTATTAAACATGATATTTTTGGAACTGGAACAACTGCTCTACGAGAAGCAGTAGAAAAGTCAAATAACATTATGTATATTGCTGACAATTCGGGTGAAATTATATTTGATAAATTCCTATTAGAGAGGCTTCCAACAAACAAAATTACTTATGTGGTGAAAGGAGGTCCAATAGTTAATGATGCGACTATGGACGATGCAATAAGCACAGGTGTTGTAGACTTAGTAAAAGTCATTGACAATGGGCATTCTGCGCAAGGAACGATAATAAAAGATTGCTCAAGTACATTTAAGAGGGAATTTAGTAAAGCAGATCTTATTATAAGTAAGGGACAAGCGAATTTTGAAACATTGAGTGATATTAAGGATAAGAATATATTCTATCTATTGAGAGCAAAATGTAGTTCAGTTGCTTCTGCTATTGGGTGTAAACGAATGGATTATGTTCTCACAAATTATTAGAATAACTTTTAGGTCCACCGTAATAATATCGTGGACTTTATCTTATCGAAAACAGAAATTCAAACAGTGAATAGGAACATTATAATTATAAATATTTAGTATAACATTTAAAAGATATATTGAAATTGATCTTAGAAATGAGTGGAGTTTTACCTGTATATTTATAATATGTCTGTAGAAAGTAATTAAAAAGACAAATGAAACGTTGAGTTTTTGGAGGCGAGGATTATGAGACTAAAAAAGATATCTGAAAGAATCTACTATTTACCTGCTGAGGAAGAAACGGATAGACCTATACTTGGGTATATAAAAGGAGATAAGTATTCACTGGCAGTAGACGCAGGGAACTCAAGTAAGCATGTAGAGAAATTTTACAATGAATTGAGAAATGCGAATTTAAGGTTACCAGATTATACTGTGATTACTCACTGGCATTGGGATCATACTTTCGGAATGCATGCAGTGTCAGGAAAAACAATTTCAGGACATTTGACAAATGAAAAACTAAAAGAAGTTGCAACATGGGGATGGTCTGATGATAATATGAAAGATAGGCTTGAAAAAGGTAAAGACATTGAAATGTGCGATAGATGTATTAAAATAGAATATTCAAATAGGGGAGATATAACAGTTATAACTTCCGATATAGAATTTAGTGGGACTTTAAAGATTGATTTGGGTGGAATTTGTTGTGAGATTATTGAAGTTAATGCACCACATTCCGTAGATTCAGTATTGATTTATATACCCGAAGAAAAGACTATTTTTATTGGTGACGCAGATTGTGAAGATCATTATGATAATGATGGAAAATATGATAAGTATAAGTTAAAAAACTATATAGAATTAATTAAAGGTTTTGATTTTAATATTTATATGATAGGACATGGTGAGCCAGAAAGCAAGGAATCAATACTGAGTTATTTAGAAAGTGAATTTAAAAATATAAAATAACAAAATCTACGTTTGATTTCATTAGTCTTATGGATTTATATCCTTGGGGAATAGTTCTCGTATATATTGTGTAGATTTATAAATCTGATGATAGGGCATATCTTGCATAAAAATACTTTATATAAGAAAAAGACATTCGTTTAATGACAAATGTCTTTTTTATTGACATAACAAAACAAGAATGATAACATAAAACTATGTCGCCATTTTATAAGAGCGGGTACTATCATCCAACTATAGTATACAACTTTTCGAAGTCAATGTCAATGGTTTTTTTAAATAATTTTATTAAATTATTTATTATAAGGAGGTTATATCATGAATAGAGATAATTTTGAATGGAAGGCTGAAGATGAATGGCTGCAAGAAGTACTTGAAGAAGCAGGGAAACAGTATGATAACAACAACAATTTAAAAGAAAAGATTAGAGAAGATGCTATTAGAACACAGAAGGAACTATGGGAGGAAGTAGGTTCAGTTTCCATAGCAAACGGAATGGATCAAATCACAGACTTTATGCAATTTATTAATTTTATGAGGACACAAAAGATAAGCCACGAATCAACTAGAAAAATTCAAGAAAAATACGAGAAGGTACTTTCATCACCTTATTTCGGAAGAATCGATTTTATTGAAGATGTAGAGAATGAGGCGGAGAAATATTATATAGGTCTTTCAAACCTTATTAATGATAATTTTGATTTTCTTGTATATGACTGGAGGGCACCAATTTCTAGTATGTTTTATGATTGTGAAATTGGAGAGGCTAGTTATAAATGTCCTGAAGGAGTAATGGAAGGGGAACTTATACTAAAAAGACAATACAAAATTAATAATGGAAAAATGGAGTATATGTTTGATAGCAATCTTAAGATAGATGATGAAATGCTTCAAGATATTTTGAGTAAAAGTACTGACGATAGGATGAAGGCCATAGTAACAACAATTCAAAGAGAGCAGAACAGAGTGATTCGTGATGAAGAGTACAAAGTCCTAATTGTTCAGGGGCCTGCAGGAAGTGGAAAAACTTCTATTGCTCTTCATAGAATTGCATACCTTCTATATAGATATCGTGATAAGATAACGCCTCGGAATATAGTAATATTTTCACCCAATGAAATTTTTAATGATTATATTTCTAATGTATTACCAGAGCTGGGAGAAGACAATATGTATCAAACTACCTTTAAGGAATATATGCATATGGCATTAGGTGGTGAGTTTATAAAGGAAAGTTATTGTGATATGATGGAATATATTTTAAATTCAAAGAATGAATTAAACTATAAAAACAGAATTACTAATATAATGTATAAATCTACTGTGGAATTTGTAAATATATTAAAATATTATGTGACCTATGTTGAAAAAATAGATAGAAAATTTACAGATATTATTTTTAGAGATATGTTAGTAGTATCATCTAAAGATTTAGAAGAATTATTTTTCAAAGATTATATAAGGCTTCCTCTAAAAAGGAGATTAAAAAAAATTAAGGAAAGAATATTATTTCTTTTAGATCCATATAAAAAAGACAGGATAAAGAAAGTTGTAGGTGAATTGGAGGATACGGGATCATATATAAATAAAATGGAAATATTAAAAGATAGTATCTCTATTGTAAATAATGAAATGAAGGAAATATATAATGAAATAGACAGAATAACAGAGTTTAATTTAGCAGAGATTTACAAGGGATTTTTTGAAAATCTAGAGTTCTTCTGTAGGAATTTAAATATACCATATTGTAAAGAGAAAATTGAAAAAATTAGAAATTATACTATAAAAAATTTAGAGACTCAGAAACTTAATTATGAAGATCAGATTCCCCTTCTATATCTAAAAGCTGCTTTGGGAGATATCCCAAAAACTTCGGATATTAAATATGTTATTATTGATGAAGCCCAGGACTATACGCCTCTACAGTATGAAATATTTTGTCAGCTTTTTGAATCTGCAAATATGACTATACTAGGGGATTTAAATCAATCTATTAATCCGTTTATGAATATAGGAGGTTATAATAATATATCCTATATATTTTCTGAGAGTAACACCTGTATAATAAACTTAACTAAAAGTTACAGGTCTACAAAGGAAATCACTGAATTCTCTAGGAAGCTACTTAATAGTAAATTTGTTGATGAAAGTATACAAAGAAATGGAAATAGACCATTATTAATTGGATTTTCGAAAGAGGAGGAAATAAAGGAGAAAATCCTTAATGATATAAAAATATATAAGGAGAGAGGATATAAATCCATTGGAATAATAACAAGGACTGCAAAGGAAGCAAATGATGTATATGATTTTCTAAAGGATAAGATTCATATTAAGGCCATAATGAAGGATGATGATGACTATGTTAATGATACATTGGTGATACCAGCATATCTTGCTAAAGGATTAGAATTTGACGTTGTGCTTATTTATAATGTAGGAAATGGGAATTACTGTTGTGAAGATGAAAGGCTGCTGCTTTATACTGCCTGTACTAGAGCACTTCATATTTTATGTATATATTATAGCGGAAAGTGTACACCATTGTTGAATTGAAGATAGCAAATAAATATTGCAAGTATATTGACAAAAAGATAATTGTAAGTTATGATACTATGAAATCTTAGTTTAAGGAGGAAAGTAAGCGATGATGATATTAAATTGTTAATATTAATCAAAGATTAATATGTATTTCTTAGAAATTATTGATTTTGCCTAATCTAGGCTTGTTTGTTATGCTTTTTATGGAATTAACAATTTAGAAGGTCACTTACTTAACTATAAATAACTATTATAATGAATTAAAATCTTTATATAGTATAATGTATTGTCTTTGATTCTAAAGCTATACATTTATCCTTATATGATTTTAATATAATATTTTATGCTTGATATTAGGCTATAAGTAGATTATTTCTTCTTATGGCTTTTTTGTTGCTAAAAATTAAATATTACGAATAAGGTAACCTAATATCTAAATTTCCATATAACATATCAAATGAATATAAAAAGATTGGTGGTGATTATATGACCCCCGTTTTGGTGTATACAAAACAATTAAATTGAAGGAAAAGGATATTATTACATTATTAATAGGGGATATGGGGAATTAAAACAGTGCAACTAAAATTCTGTGTCTTGAATACGATAAAAGGAGAGATATTTATTATGAGAGAGATAGTATATGATAATTATTATTGGCAAAATGATTTGGTCAGATTAAGAGCTTGGAGTGCAGATGATTGGAATTGGGATTATTGCACCAATTTTGATAGTGAAACTTTAAGATTAGCAGATTGTGAACTTTCATTGCCACCAACAGTTGTAGCATCACAAAAGTTTTCAGAAAGAATTAAGGATTTTTCAATAACTAATAATAGAACTTATTTCGCTATAGATACTTTAGATGGTACTCTTGTTGGGCGAATAAATATATTACTAGGTGATGAACAACATGGAACTTTTGAAATTGCAACAAAGATTGATAAGGAGTATAGAGGAAAAGGTTATGGTACTGCTGCGATGAGAATAATGCTTAAGTATGCTTT
Encoded proteins:
- a CDS encoding nitroreductase family protein, coding for MDYTNFYDIIFKRKSIRKYDLSSLDNNILQDVLDYISSLKPMYEDIEVQMKIVTGEVVRNLFPIKAPYYLLVYSEEKEKHITNAGFMLQQVDLFLSANGIGSCWAGMTQPKKEIVNESKLNYIIALAFGKPAENIHRDNVSEFKRKAIEEIRDNGERDELLEAVRLAPSAVNSQPWYFKVDKNKIHAYCVKSNLIKGIIYNRLNQIDMGIGICHLCIAAKHLGKDYIFISDKEALDNPPKGYYYITSMEILEKGI
- a CDS encoding MBL fold metallo-hydrolase — protein: MRLKKISERIYYLPAEEETDRPILGYIKGDKYSLAVDAGNSSKHVEKFYNELRNANLRLPDYTVITHWHWDHTFGMHAVSGKTISGHLTNEKLKEVATWGWSDDNMKDRLEKGKDIEMCDRCIKIEYSNRGDITVITSDIEFSGTLKIDLGGICCEIIEVNAPHSVDSVLIYIPEEKTIFIGDADCEDHYDNDGKYDKYKLKNYIELIKGFDFNIYMIGHGEPESKESILSYLESEFKNIK
- a CDS encoding metallophosphoesterase; the encoded protein is MKAKVEKVTLYKNRRIIVISDIHGNLKLFKKLLEKVNYTKDDVLILVGDLIEKGEKSLETLRYIIQLSNEQEVYVVTGNCDVLWEDIKYEVDNDSLLKYMLFRKNSILNEMCKALSIEVNEKSDMSFINEQLRANFAMELDYLEKLPHIIETEDYIFAHAGITTEDLEKNEINKVIKRDAFMNEKLVFSKYVIVGHWPTANYGIEKGCCNPIINEKQKIISIDGGNAIRTEGQLNALIIDGDNITFDSADDLLKGEIIKTQYSNKNTIQITWMDNLIDILKEGEEFSLCRHMSSGHDLLIKNDKIFKAEDGIRCYDGTDYFIEAEKGSIVSIIEKANEITLVKKDGVIGWVRNENLKL
- a CDS encoding transposase → MDKFSLEVAVENVNDAYNRFFKGQNRFPKFKSKHNAKQAYTTKFTNNNIEIVDKFLKLPKLKLVKFNMPNEKHISDKLKKVIRKKSQIKNITISEKAGKYYASLSCEEVIDRVKTLDLDNIDLNKVVGIDLGLMDFATITNGLNLEKIPSPKYLKKSEDKLAKTQRSLSKKKNGSKNFIKAKKKVGKVHEKIANQRKDFAHQLSRKLVNENQVVIVEDLNIKGMVKNRKLAKSISDAGWSRFITFLDYKLKLEGKHLVEVDRWFASSKLYSSCGNKNIMLTLNERAWVCSGCGTHHNRDLNASLNIRKEGLKQLKLVA
- a CDS encoding ARMT1-like domain-containing protein — its product is MKISRECIHCLARQAVEIAEEATNNVAMQEDIIKRSLKELGEMNFNETAPEIAFRMHQHAKNITGINDPYKILKEQYNEIAKEIYERIIEEKWLDKAEDPFDMACRLAISGNIIDFSAGLNLEYSDIVKSVEDSIKHDIFGTGTTALREAVEKSNNIMYIADNSGEIIFDKFLLERLPTNKITYVVKGGPIVNDATMDDAISTGVVDLVKVIDNGHSAQGTIIKDCSSTFKREFSKADLIISKGQANFETLSDIKDKNIFYLLRAKCSSVASAIGCKRMDYVLTNY
- a CDS encoding helix-turn-helix domain-containing protein gives rise to the protein MTKRKTIKEKNEALANQGKQLNNFGIVLRIYPDDSQKILIKQTFGCTRLIYNKYLAERQEHYKQTGQALSVYEYKSNYLNPMKQLKEYSFLILKI
- a CDS encoding DUF2200 family protein; this encodes MNPSRALIKGVVCGIRVEDIEEPTMQEIRYLDKLIDELAKGKAMDKILRK
- a CDS encoding GNAT family protein, producing the protein MREIVYDNYYWQNDLVRLRAWSADDWNWDYCTNFDSETLRLADCELSLPPTVVASQKFSERIKDFSITNNRTYFAIDTLDGTLVGRINILLGDEQHGTFEIATKIDKEYRGKGYGTAAMRIMLKYAFMEKRLNKYCASILEGNLESIAMHEKLGCEQEGVCKQNIYTNGRYHDEILFGLTKEDYLKRLILVENNICDEKVLK
- the helD gene encoding RNA polymerase recycling motor HelD; this translates as MNRDNFEWKAEDEWLQEVLEEAGKQYDNNNNLKEKIREDAIRTQKELWEEVGSVSIANGMDQITDFMQFINFMRTQKISHESTRKIQEKYEKVLSSPYFGRIDFIEDVENEAEKYYIGLSNLINDNFDFLVYDWRAPISSMFYDCEIGEASYKCPEGVMEGELILKRQYKINNGKMEYMFDSNLKIDDEMLQDILSKSTDDRMKAIVTTIQREQNRVIRDEEYKVLIVQGPAGSGKTSIALHRIAYLLYRYRDKITPRNIVIFSPNEIFNDYISNVLPELGEDNMYQTTFKEYMHMALGGEFIKESYCDMMEYILNSKNELNYKNRITNIMYKSTVEFVNILKYYVTYVEKIDRKFTDIIFRDMLVVSSKDLEELFFKDYIRLPLKRRLKKIKERILFLLDPYKKDRIKKVVGELEDTGSYINKMEILKDSISIVNNEMKEIYNEIDRITEFNLAEIYKGFFENLEFFCRNLNIPYCKEKIEKIRNYTIKNLETQKLNYEDQIPLLYLKAALGDIPKTSDIKYVIIDEAQDYTPLQYEIFCQLFESANMTILGDLNQSINPFMNIGGYNNISYIFSESNTCIINLTKSYRSTKEITEFSRKLLNSKFVDESIQRNGNRPLLIGFSKEEEIKEKILNDIKIYKERGYKSIGIITRTAKEANDVYDFLKDKIHIKAIMKDDDDYVNDTLVIPAYLAKGLEFDVVLIYNVGNGNYCCEDERLLLYTACTRALHILCIYYSGKCTPLLN